Genomic segment of Panicum virgatum strain AP13 chromosome 9N, P.virgatum_v5, whole genome shotgun sequence:
atggaaaaaaagaaaaggagaaactTCACCTGTCAACACACTTTTAATTTCATAATGTGGATCCATTTTTCTTATGTCATTTACCCAAAAGATGTGCATTGTCTTTGTAGGCTGACAGTTTACCTGCTGGATTGCCTAGCCTATGCTACACAGATCTGTTATCCTGAAAATTACCTTTCTGGATATAATTTGTGCTGTGCTTTTTTAAAGCTTTTgattacaaaaaaaattgataatTGATGCATACCATCTTGTTCTTCTGTAGTTATGTTAGTTTAATCATTTCAATGTTGTGTCCAATGAAACTGCCTTTAGCTAAACCACCTGAACTTCCTCCATAATATTGAAATTCACAAAAGAAAGGCCACCAAAAGCAACTGCTGGACGTATGTTTTCTATTACATTTTTTCTATCATCCTCATTTTCTCTGCATTCTTTTTGCACTTTTTTAATTACTGGAATCTGCAACTCATCAATATTTGTTTCTACGGGTGTAGCACAGCTGCAGCATGGCCAGTTGGAGCATGCTGATGGAAATGGGGATTGGGTTTTAACTATATTCAAAGCTCTATCCCTGGTGAGTAGGATTGTTCCATAGTCAAACAGAGTCCTTGATCCTAAGAAGTTCAAAACTATATCCTGAGATTTCTATAAATTTTACAGCTTGTTTCCTAATTCATTTGTTACAAATAGAGTAAATGTACTGTAAGCATCAATCCAGTCCACTCTTGCTGTAGTGATGTTATGGAATTTTGGAATAGATAGTGTTTATGAAGTCTACTAGCATGGATCTAGGTGGTCATTCCATTGTAATTTTGGACTTGCTGGTAAGACTGAAAGTCTAAAAAGTAAAATTTACTGTGCATAGCTGCCTGTTTTAGGATTAATCTGTTTTACATGTTCTGTTGTGGCCGCACATCTTTTTAGTAGTGAGGTGCCAAACTACATATTAACATGTTACAACTTTATATTTTGCTTTGTGTGTTATTCATCTTTGTGattgttttaatttttttctgcAGCTTCTTGACATGCTAGAGTTCATTCCATCTCATGCTGCGGTATGTTCAGTTCTAGCATGGTTTCCACTGGCATCGATAGCTGTTTGTTTTCTCATAGCCTTCACCCCTTATGATTTTGTTAACTCATTTGTAGGTCGTGTTTGACCATGATGGTGAGCTGTGCCCAGGATAATTCTTTTATTGAGTATACACATTCTGTTTAACGTTTTAGTACCCATGCAGTGTCTCTTGTTGATCACTCTCCGCAGCAGACacttgccacatttttttaaCTCAATAAGCACTGAAGCCTTGTCATAATGTGATGTTTGCATTGTTCAGCTTATAAAGCTTCATAATTGCACTAGACCAGCATATTGATTTGCTGGAAGCTTTTCCTTGCTATCTGATTTCTCGTTGCCATTCACGGATAGTTTTTATTCAATATTGTTTTTATGAAAGATGATTGACTAAATTTGAAACAATATATATGTTTTTACAGCttctttgtgtgtgtgtgtggggggggggggggggggggctactTTTTTCTCCTTGAATTTCATCTCAAAGCTGAACATCCCTGGAGGATTAGATTGTGAGATAGACTAGTATAAGTGCAAATTTAAAGTGATgtatttccttcaacttctgaAAGCAACAAATAAGTTACCAAACTTTTCTTTTCAGGAGTTCCATATGGTCATTATACTGCCATGCCATCCAAAGATTGTCACATGGCAAAAGGTAAGAGTGTAAGATGTCTCAAATTGATGGGATCATGGGAGAAGGTAATTTATGGCTGTCAATTAGCATCTTAGGACATCAAAGATCTTGGATGATCTGCGATGCACGTATTTTGTTCGTGATGGCCTGGAGCCCTGACTTGGAGAGCCAGTAGGAATGTTTGGATAAAAGCAGATTTTGAATGTTGCATAGCACTGGCAACTTAGTTTCTTGATTCTGAATTCTGATTCTCTTTCCAATTGTCCTTTTATCTTCCAAAACCGCGGAGTAGTATCTTTGCAGCACCAAACATATGAGAGGTCAAGGCCTCAAGGGTTTTCGATACTTAAATGTTGGAAATGGAAAGAGAACGTGTCAAATATAAGCATTGATGTTTGCATGAGCGACTTGTCAGAAGATATCTTTGGTTTTGGAGGGTTCGGTGCCAATTGAGTGCTTTTCAGTTGCCTCTATTGATCTTGTTTTCTCTCATCATTTGAACTCTACAAAGAGACAATAccactctctctttttttttccatgtAGGAATGACCTTTCGTCATATGATGTACCCTGCTTACAAGAGTAACCGCACCCCAACACCGGACACCGTTGTCCAGGGCATGCAATACTTGAAGGCATCCATTAAGGCGATGTCAATCAAAGTAATTGAGGTAAAAAATATATCAGTACGCATTTATTACAATCTGGGTAGTTATTTACTATTTAATATGTTGGGGAACACACATGTGACTCTGTTAAATGGGATGGGATAGCTGTTCATATTTGGCATTGTCAAACAATTGATGCTGCAGGTTCCAGGTGTTGAAGCTGATGATGTTATTGGTACCCTGGCTGTAAACAGTGTGTCGGCTGGTTACAAGGTAAATACTTGTACCATTGATCTTTTTCAGTTATTTTATCCATCAACTGTTCATCACTGATATGCTTAGAATTTCTTATTCTCTATTCGAGCATCAAATCTTGAAAAGAATTGACTAGAAAATTTGGCAAATATGCACAAGATAATTTTCATGTACTTTGGTCCTTATTTATGACTAATACCTTTCTGTTTTGTAAAATGCCCATGTCATCTGAAGGTACGGATTGTCTCTCCTGATAAAGACTTCTTCCAAATTTTGTCACCTTCTTTGCGTTTGCTCAGGATTGCTCCACGTGGTTCAGGGTCAGTTTAAATCTTTTGTTACATTTCAAGTGTTTAAACTGATTGATTCAAATAGTTAATTTTCATAATTTGGATTTGCAGGATGGTTTCATTTGGAGTTGAAGATTTCGTCAAGAGATATGGAGCACTGAAACCCTCGCAGTTTGTTGATGTTGTCGCACTTTCAGGAGACAAAGCTGACAATATACCTGGTAGTCTTCTGCTACTGCTTTTTCCTATGATGCATGCCTCTTCTAGCATGAtttcctttttcctctttttttttaaattccttACATCCACTGATAAAGAAAGAATTAAGTGTATGGAACATACTTTGTGTTGTTTGGTTTGTTTGCTGCATGAACCTGAGCTATTGTCTTTTCAGATTATTATTGATGAGAAACATGGAGATCTCATTCTCTTTTGCACGAAGCTAGGCACCAAGCACACTAGTGACTATTGCCGTATAGATACTGCCTTGTGCTTGATCATCTTTATTTTTCTTGTCTACTATGTGTCATCATCTTTAACTTACTTCAGGAGTCCCATTGTGAAGAtggtaattttttaaaaaataaataaatacagaCATCCAGCATCATGTGCTCTTTTCTGTTGCTGTTCTTTTTTAGGAGAGGATAATTTATTGATCTTCTATAAATATTGTTTTGTGCTTCTTCTACTTGTTTAGTTATTGCTTCATTTATTCTGTATTGTGTGATTAATTTTACCTGTTGCATAAAGACCTTAACTAAcctatgaaatgagctataacCATACTAAGTCTACCTACCTTTTTACTACAAATGCAAATCATTCTGTGCCAAAAATTATCTTCTGATCATAACTGTTAGTCTGTTActgcccccacccccccccccccccccaaaaaaaagaacGGAAAAATGCTGCCAGTGATTATTCATCATTCCTTGCCCCCAATGCATCTCTCTGATATGACTTTATCTTTGCTGGAATCCGTTGACCGTGAGATGCTTATGATATCACTGGAAACACTTTCTTTTGCAGGAGTTGAGGGGATAGGAGATGTTAATGCAGTCAAGCTGATAACTAAATTTGGTATGTTTCttactttctttacaaaaaagTTGCACTTAAAGACTAATATTAAATCTCGATTAATTAGTTTAGGATTTGTATGAGCAGAGTTTAATTTTTTGGATTTAGCGTTGGTGCAAACTGATTGATCTAGGTACATTCTATAAAAGGGTGGATAGATTTTATAATATCTTGCACACCACCACTGTGCCACAGTGAAAAGATTACCAAGGTCCCTTCATGAATCTACCTCAGTCTTTTATAGATCATTCACCTGTTTAGTTTTGTTTGTCAAGTTTTTCTTGGGGAGCATTCAGCATATATGTCACCCTGATTAGTTTGGAAGGTTTCAAAAGCACAGCAATGATGTtcttatgttttttttaaaaaaataaataggtTCTTTAGAGAATCTACTGAAATCTAAGGATGAAGTTGAGGATGAACGAATTAAACAGGTAAGGTGTACAAACTCCTCTCCTTTGTCTGCATTTATGCATCCACATGTGTCTTTGCACAGAACTCTAGCAAAAATGCTGATATGATTTCACTTCATTTGGTTATGTGGTGTCTCTTTTTTCAGCAATAGATTTTTTTTACCACCTGAAAagctaaatataatttttgtgCCCGTACACTTAAATTAATATGGCATCTTCTTGATTATTGACATCATTGTTCTCTTCTCAAATAGAATGTAATTTAGTTTATGAAATGATATCATTGAACTGAGTTTACGTGGCTCCTCTCAGGCTCTGATATCTCAAGAGGAACAGGCTATCCTTTGCAAAAGCTTGGTATTATTTATTGTTATTTATGTGAAAAAGTATTCCTTCCTTTCTATTTGTTAAGAGACTACATCTCAACAAAACTCTTTTCATCTAACTGTAGGCCACACTGCGTTCTGATCTTCCTTCTTATATGGTTCCTTTCAAGACAGCTGACCTTGTATTTCAGAAGCCGCAGGTGACTTAAAACTTAGCACCATATCTTTTTAGTAACTACAGTGCGGTAATTTTTATGCTTCTCCCTGCATAAATTCCTGTCACTTACTGCTTCAGGATGATGGGACCAAATTCATAAAGCTCTTACGAGCTCTGGAAGCATATGCAGAAGGCTCCTCAGCGGACCCAATCATCAGAAGAGCAACCTATCTTTGGAACAAGCTTAAATCGTGATGACGCTGATGTTTCCATCAGTGATTATAAAGGAATTTTGCCAAGGTTAAAGTTTGGATTAGAAGATCGGAAGCCCTGCTGGTGCCGTTCTGATCCCAAAATATTCAATGCCTTCGACTTCATGTGGACTCTGCGCGCAGCCATCTCCAAATTGCAAAAATCAAATTGTTGGCATAGGTTGCCGAAGTTCGTAAATCCAGGGTGCCGCTGCTCAGGCAAGCAGCTCGAGTGTTCATATCACGAAACTAACTTTAGTTAGCTCTGTAGATAAAATTTACAACAATGCTCTTCTTTTTTAGAAGTAAGGCTCACGCAATCCATCTCATCTGACTTTTATATCCACTTCCAAAGGGGTGCAGTGCAGGTGGAGCTATCGCGGCAAAGGCAAGGCAGCCGATCGGCCCAATGTTCTGTGTCACTGTGTGTAGTTGTTCTTTCGTGAAATCTACTAATATGGTGGCAAAGCCGTGGTATGGAGTgggttgcaaaaaaaaaaaaacctgtaCTGTACTGTACTTGTTCCGTCATGTTACAAACGCTGTAACTACATGCCTGCTACCATTGCCAGGCACAGCAAAACACCGAACCAAACAAGCTGCCATGTGCCGGCGTCTGCCTGACGCGACACGGCTCCGGCCGGGATGTAGCACGAGCTGCTCAGCGGCACCTGTTGGCCTTGCGTGCTGCCCGGCACGGTGGCCGTCGTCTGACAAAACCCCATCGGCGTTGCCCCCCTGCTCGGCTGCAGCGTGCCCTGCAAAGTCAGATGGCATAGATCAGTAACGCCCGTTCCATCAATTGGCTGGCGAGCATCAATCCCGTAGAAGAAGAACCTGCGGCGGAGACGGAGTCAAAATGGTCggagccgccgtgccgccgctcttGGCGAGCCCGGCGTCGTAGTTCGCCGTCAGGTCCGTCTTGTACAGCCCGAAGGAGCGCTCCGACTCGGGCCCGCCCTTGAGGTCCTCGTCGTAGAGCGCGAAGATGTAGGTGTCCACCGACTTGCCGGGCGTCCGCGGCGTGCCGGCCTGGGACTTGAGGTGCGCCACGAGGCTGCTGATGTAGGCCTTGGCGTTGTCCACGGTGGCGCCAGCCTCGTCGGCGTCTCCCTTGTACGGCCACCCGGTCTCGGCGACAACGATGTCCACGTCGCCGTAGCCCTTGGCGTCCAGCGCCGCGCGGATGGCGTCGAGCTGCGCGTCGAACATGTTGGTGTAGGTGAGCCCGGACACGGCGTCGACGCGGCCGGCGTTGGGCTGGAAGAGGCAGAACGCCAGCGTCTCCGGCCGCGTGTCGGAGGCGTAGGCGAAGTAGGGGTACGGGTTGATCATGAAGGGCGCGCCGTTCTGGTGGAGGAAGTCCAGCACCGGGTCCAGGCTGCCGGCGAGGTCCGAGTGGAACGCGCCGGACGACGGCGGGTCCGACGCCGACAGCACGGCCATGGAGTGCACGGTGGAGATCTGTTCGTACAAGGTGCCAACTTCACTGATCAGCTCGCTCAACAACCGTCCGGCCAACCACGCGCAGTGTATGTTCTGCTTTAGTTAAGGCATTGTGCCACTGCCACCCATGGGTGACGAGAGGAGATACGTGCCTTGGTGGTCGagccggcggggagcgcggcgaggaggttCTGCATGGCGGGGAGGAGCTGGGGCGCGAGGGTGGGGTCGCCGGAGTTGAGCAGCTCGTTGCCGACGGAGATGGCGGAGACGGTCACCGTGGTGGGGATGTTGGCGGCGGcccaggacgcggcggcggcgggggaggacgCGAGGTTCGGCACGTCGCCGTTGGGGATGCCCAGCAGGATGGAGATGTTGGAGCCCGCGAGCGCCGCGACCAGCTCCGGCTGGGGCTCGTAGAGGCGGAGCTTGCCGATGGACGTGGACATGAGCAGGCTGGccgtcgacgccggcggcgggaggttgTCGGCAATCGTCCCGTAGTTGACGCCGATGAACGACTGCGACGCTGTCAATAGTGAACGAACGTAATGAGTTACGGTGCATGTTCAGTTCACTTCACGAGCTTCAGCTGCTGCGAAAAACCGGCTTAAAattaaaactttttttttgcgggtagctTAAAATTAAAACTGGACTAGTTGCAGAAAGCTTTGCCATGAACTCCAAAACTGATGATGGCACGAACCGGATTTTAAAGAAGTTTAAGAGAAAAAAGTAGATCAGTTCGTGCCTTCGTGGGATGGATCCAAACTGGAAGTGAGCATGATTTGTGGGGGACGACGCATGACGCGTTTGGTCACATGCAAATGTACCAGAAGGTCCAGAACTAGCGGTGGTTAGAAGGCAACGATACGCACAGTTGTGCAGCCGTGGGCGGCAGCATCTGGCACGCACGTAACGGGCGCCACGCCGCGACATGGCGGATCATCTCTGCTTCGGCGGCCCTAGCATTGGTGGCTGCTGCAACTACTCCTGTGTTTTGTCCACGAGTCGTTgatttatttgtttattttgATCAGAGGAGTTGTTGATTCTCCACGCATTGATGATTCGGCAATTAGTAGCATGTCCCTCAGCCCCTGCTAGATTCCCTGACCAACCAGTTTGGTGGGCTAGAAGGGTCAAAGTCACCTTCATGCCAGTCCACTCTGAACATGACCCATTCCAGAGCCAATCAACAGTTCGTGTGAAGTTGCTTAGCAACTACTGCTTCATAAGTCAGTCCTACAATGCACAGTCGTCGCTGGTCACACAACAGAACATGCTGCCACTCTATTCAACCCAACTCGACATGGTTTGGCTTTGTGTGGTTCGCCAGCATCGCCTTTGAGAGCAATTCCAACCTGACATGACCCCTTTCTATATCCAGGCGTTAAGAATACGACTATGACACATGGAAAAGGAGGACAAGCTTCAGCTCTCAGCAGTTGTTTATTGTATTTTTGTTGCTGGAGGAATTTCATTTTCATGGGGAGCAAAAGCAAAGATCTCGGCAAATCCGTCCCACCTTCAGAATAGCGAAAATTGTACCATCAATCACCATCGGCTTTACACGCCACTACTTGGGGAGCTTGCAGCAAAGCCCGGCAACGAAACTGCCCCCACTAATGAGTCAGCTCAGCTGCGTACGTATGTGCAACGTCCAACGCATAACGAATTTTGTCTCTGCACAAATGATAGCTAGAGTGATGTGCGGTAGTACTACTCTAGCTCGTCGTTGAAACGAAGCAGCAGCATACACTAGAGTAGAAGCAGAGATTTCAGCGAATGATCTTTACTCCAAAGGGGGGAAAGAGCGACTGATGTGGTTCAGTGCTAGCCTGTATGCATGCCGATGCTCACCCCTTTTGGAGACAACTAACTCTGGTAGCCTAAAGAATGAAAGGAGACGACCAAGTAGAAAGAAGCATAGTAAATATGCATAGTCGACAGCACAATTGCAGACTGAGGAAGAACTCTGAATTCTGGAGTGTGCTCATTAGCAGCAGGGGAAGTAATGGCAGCATGAACTTACTCGCCGAGCGGAAGAGGAAGACCTGCAGGAGGCCCAGGAGGATCGTAGCAGCAGCATCCCGCCGCCTCCTGATCCCCATGTTACGGACTGCTCACCGCAGCCGGCCTACGGCGTCCCCAATGGCAGGTCGGCGACTA
This window contains:
- the LOC120690320 gene encoding DNA polymerase I-like isoform X1, with translation MACCFLRAAVAPRLLLYRTAAASRQLPSPLTILRKGFSEQSVLPITDSIESFQGPSVQNTPRIPLYDDSISSGILDTLSNPTEGVTRADPSNGRIMLVDGTSVMYRSYYKILAQLQHGQLEHADGNGDWVLTIFKALSLLLDMLEFIPSHAAVVFDHDGVPYGHYTAMPSKDCHMAKGMTFRHMMYPAYKSNRTPTPDTVVQGMQYLKASIKAMSIKVIEVPGVEADDVIGTLAVNSVSAGYKVRIVSPDKDFFQILSPSLRLLRIAPRGSGMVSFGVEDFVKRYGALKPSQFVDVVALSGDKADNIPGVEGIGDVNAVKLITKFGSLENLLKSKDEVEDERIKQALISQEEQAILCKSLATLRSDLPSYMVPFKTADLVFQKPQDDGTKFIKLLRALEAYAEGSSADPIIRRATYLWNKLKS
- the LOC120690320 gene encoding DNA polymerase I-like isoform X2; its protein translation is MACCFLRAAVAPRLLLYRTAAASRQLPSPLTILRKGFSEQSVLPITDSIESFQGPSVQNTPRIPLYDDSISSGILDTLSNPTEGVTRADPSNGRIMLVDGTSVMYRSYYKILAQLQHGQLEHADGNGDWVLTIFKALSLLLDMLEFIPSHAAVVFDHDGMTFRHMMYPAYKSNRTPTPDTVVQGMQYLKASIKAMSIKVIEVPGVEADDVIGTLAVNSVSAGYKVRIVSPDKDFFQILSPSLRLLRIAPRGSGMVSFGVEDFVKRYGALKPSQFVDVVALSGDKADNIPGVEGIGDVNAVKLITKFGSLENLLKSKDEVEDERIKQALISQEEQAILCKSLATLRSDLPSYMVPFKTADLVFQKPQDDGTKFIKLLRALEAYAEGSSADPIIRRATYLWNKLKS
- the LOC120690319 gene encoding glucan endo-1,3-beta-glucosidase 7-like, which translates into the protein MGIRRRRDAAATILLGLLQVFLFRSATSQSFIGVNYGTIADNLPPPASTASLLMSTSIGKLRLYEPQPELVAALAGSNISILLGIPNGDVPNLASSPAAAASWAAANIPTTVTVSAISVGNELLNSGDPTLAPQLLPAMQNLLAALPAGSTTKISTVHSMAVLSASDPPSSGAFHSDLAGSLDPVLDFLHQNGAPFMINPYPYFAYASDTRPETLAFCLFQPNAGRVDAVSGLTYTNMFDAQLDAIRAALDAKGYGDVDIVVAETGWPYKGDADEAGATVDNAKAYISSLVAHLKSQAGTPRTPGKSVDTYIFALYDEDLKGGPESERSFGLYKTDLTANYDAGLAKSGGTAAPTILTPSPPQGTLQPSRGATPMGFCQTTATVPGSTQGQQVPLSSSCYIPAGAVSRQADAGTWQLVWFGVLLCLAMVAGM